In Pieris brassicae chromosome 12, ilPieBrab1.1, whole genome shotgun sequence, the genomic window tattttctttactattttattgttgTGTGTATTATCAGTTACGTCAATTtgtttgttgtatttgttattcataaaaaaatcatttatattacttaaaatgtgtataaatttactataaattaagactatttatattgttatgtgGTTTCTGATGTTTTCTTTTGACACATGtagtaattgttaataaaataaatcacataTAAAAGTACTCAAGTACATAACCTCACTTTCACACCAGTTTCattgattcattttttttcttgcaaaaatgtttgaatctttttgtatacataatgtATTCCATCTTAGGCTATATGCTTAGTTTTTTTGGTagtttaattcttttttgttttcttttatagtttcttttttcgtttatcttttatattagctgtagaattataaaaaaaataaagtatatatttattttgtttggttACAGTTTTAATAGAGAAACTCCTACGTTCATGTGGTGATTTGGATACAATTTACGTTCTTGTACGACCAAAGAAGGGTAAAGATCCACACTCTAGATTGCACGATATGTTGGATGAGTTTGTaagtatacattttacaaGAATAGCTTTAAATGAGTGCATGCTAGATGCACTTGAAAGAATTagaacatacaaatattataatacgtCTGTGTATGTAATATAGGCATCATTAATTCATCATCAATATTATCATCATAAGTTTCTTTATTTAGTCCATTTCTGGACAGATGCTTCCTCCATTTTCCACTAATACATTCTGCACTGACCTCTCAGTAACACTAGGAGCCAACCTCCTCGACTATGCCAGTCCACCTAGTGTGTGCGCGGCCGCGTGGTCTTTGATTCTTTACGAATGTCCTCATTCCTTACACGACGGTAAAGAACACGAAAATCGAATcgagttatgttaataaagaacttattaaatattgaaagtgTTTATCGACGCTACTGGCCTTTTCGGAGAGGAAGAAGAacttattctttattttaaatttcaatgtaTAGTAATGGCTTTTGATAAGGTTTTGAAATGATCTGCTTGGAGCACGCctatatgaaattaaactCTGAGAAGACCATTCTGTTTTTCCTATTGACTcatgtgtaatatttaaaaaatttaagctCTTCCACCGAGCCCATGAAGAGAATCCAAAGGGCATTCACAAAGTGGTTCCCGTCGTTGGTGATATGGAGGAACCTGGGCTAGGAATGAGCAATGAGGACAGAAAAATGATTACATCACGGGTAAGCTCTTAAGATATTCAGTGACTTCAGTATTCATTTGTcctatcaatatatatttgtcaactgaagttttatttttctgtttcaCACGGCGGGATATCAATGTAACCGTTTTCAAATATATGCAAGTATTAACATTCTTaacctatatagtaataattaaaaattgaaaaataaaatgtaagagTCCTTCCTTTATCCCGTCGACAAGGTATacgatttaaattaatcaacgtaatattattgttatatattaatgttattacgttgtttaatttaattcgtaTACCgtgtaaaaacattaaacatttcaCAGTGTCGTCAACCTTTAAGaatgtttgtatattatatataaaggtttttaattaataagatatATTCACAATATTCGTATAAGGCATTTGACCTGTCACTGTTTGTTCTGGGTATGGTGGCTATGATCAGATACGCCTCACAATAGCTTTGTCTACTTAGGATACTTACGGGTCTTGTTTCTTAATCTGGAAATAATTGAGATACTGGTTCTACTTGCTATATTAGAGATAGTGGTTGCCAGGAAGAGATTGCTTGAAAGCGATAAGTCctccattttttattatgttaatgcaacgaagtgttaataaataattataatgttagttataagatttaggTACATAATGTTAGatgttcataaatatatttttcacgtTTTTTACGGAAGATCGGTGTAGATGGTATTGCGTCATTCTATCGCATTAGTAGTAACTGTTATGATAGGATAATGATGTGgaaatacatgaataaatattagaattacatatgaaattggcgttttgtatgggaggaacaaaaagtcgaatatttttaaatataatatatttaattaatcaaagtatgaaccattgttttctatggacttttgccatctcataggtagttcattgatccctttactaaaaaaacgagtcggacgggaatcaataaaatctgtgaagtgaatttcgaaaaaaaaatggtaatctgttggagcaaggtccggggagtacggaggatgtcttagacattccaattgaagctgtTAAAatgtggtagccgtctgttgtacAGTGTGttgtctagcgttgtcgtgaagtagcagtggcgtggagcgaatgaccagcctaggttgtttagccgctagcttgtccatcatggtttgcaattgctgacaatagacatcagccgtaatagtttGGCcatatttgagaaaactgcaatgaacaaaaccggcactagtccaccaaacgcttacaagtaacttttttggggttaattttcgcttggggcaggatttggctggctggccaggatccaaccattgcgctgagcgcttccgattatcgtaaagaatccatttttgcatcacaggtaatgattcggtttaaaataccttcattattgtgccggttcagtaatgtaacgcagcagtcgacgcgcgtttgccggtttgcttcagtcaattcgtgaggtacccacctttcaagctttttaatcttcccagcttgcttcaagtgaattaaaacagtttaatcactaacaccgcagcctgcagctaactcgggtgtggtttgcgatggatccgcttccataatagccttcaatacttcattatcaacttgggtctcaggccgtcgacggggcttgttctgcaggtcgaaatttccagaacgaaaacgttggaacctaAAACGaactgttttcttttgcaacatgaccgccatacacatcattcacccttcgagtcgtttccgcagcactagtgccacggcggaactcgtactcgtaaataatgcgacactttaagttttccattttgtaacatgagtgacgcaaacaaaaaaaaacaaatgaatgacggtcatcgaagcacaaatacatgagtaaatagctgtacaaatttgaatttggaattccttaccaaagaggagaacatcgtgattaaagttgtcagtacgaaatacgccaatttcatatgtaaggacctaatattttggTTGGCAAATATTTATGCCAGTGTTCAGAACTTTATTGAGTGTCAACAAAGGCAAAGGCATACATCAAATCAAGGCATATTAAGTTGAGTATCGAAATTCGGTGatagaatattatttgtattaaactcataaattcaatttatctaTTATACGCTATTCATTGACTCATAGGTACGAAGTTCGCCGGGTTAACTagttatctaaaaaaatagttatttattttctataataacgATATTCTTTTGCGTTGTTATATACCtacataatagttatttatgtatttacattgtttattCGTGGATGCTTGTCGGATACAGCTCGTTCAATACAAAGAGTCCCCGGTAAGTTGTGTGCTTCAATATTCTACTTGATTGTAAGGAAGTTGCATGAAACTGGTTGGCACTGCGCTTTGTTGagatatctatctatatagtCTTTTACACGTGTATATATCCTTTCTATAACATGTATTCATAAATACCACATTGTCCTCGTTTTACCATGTATGTTTGAGACCAAAAATGAAATAGTAGGTTATCGTTTAGTTATATCTGTTATGAATTTTAaggtaacaataataataaactcgGCGGCAACAGTAAAGTTCGACGAGAAGCTTTCAATAGCGACGGGAATCAATGTGAAAGGGACCAAGTCGGTACTACAATTGGCTAAAGAATGCAAGCATTTGAAGGCACTCACCCATGTGTCTACAGCTTTTTCACAGACACACGTGAAGCACATTGAAGAAAAGTAAGTGAAGAATTtatcagttttattatatacatttatatagtatatatatatatatatatacattaattgttATTCTCGTTCGCCAGAATGCCTGGACCGAATTGGCTAAATTTCATCTTTAAATATCATGTCATATGGTATCATATGGTAATTCAGGgaagaaacaaaaacataagcattataattatacattattattatatattttccagTACAATTCTATTCTATTCTATATGAATGTATAAATGTTCTGAGTTCGTAAATAAATTGCTAAATGGCTGGCAACAATtagatagatttttatatatttgttgtatttaagACTTATGTACCTACGTACAGGACGTCTAGCCTGTCGGAGGGTAGGGTAGGGTAGTAGGGTGGCtagtaggtatataatatatatcttgtGATAGAAGCGGATCTAGTACTAGATCCGCGATAACTTCGGGTAACGTTATATATAGCGATATTGATATAACCATTTCAAAGtttcaattaacaaatgacAAGCGTTTTTATCTCATCTTAAGTGCTTATTTCTATATTAGGACTagcgtaaaatattttagggcCTCGGGGAAGTaggatattttttaacatttcgcTGGAATGTTCTATATctgttagtaaaaataaataatattggataataataaacacatgatgttttatcatatttatcgTTATTAAGTCCTCACGAATAACAcagaatgtatttattttgagattaaaaaatgacatcgaaaaatagaaagaaaagctttttattatacacaataacgataataagatatttaagTGAAATAAAGTGCACTAGCCCCCAccctaggattccctgtgtggTGGACAGCTAGGCGCTTCCATTTAATATGTCAAAAAACTcttcataacaaaaatttataagtaaacTATTTTTGCACAACAAGGATATTTTCTGAATCAGCATTGGACAGGTTGACGAGATGTTGCTTAAGAATTTTAGTcaatgtatgtaatgtgaGTTTTGATATGttagtaaaaaatttattttgaagaaaGTGTTTAAAGATGAAAGGGCCTCAGAAAGAGGAAAATCGTTGGAAATAACTTATGGAACTAATGGAAGTAACTCATTATTTACAGATTCTACGAGCCACCCATGTCCGTGGAAGCCTTGGAAGCGGTCGCGCAGTTAGATGACTCTGTTGTTGACTCTATATTGCCTACGTAAGAATTTTCCTATATATTGTAACATTTGTggaaaacagttttttataaaagggAGCAATCGGTCTGAAGGGTCACATGGTTTTAAGTGATATCACCTGTTCACATTCACACAGACAGACGAGCGCGAGCGTTGCCCATGTTTTTGAAGTTGATACTGGTAGGTACCGCAGCGATATTTATGATAGTTTAACTGTTCCaacatatatctataattCAGTACGAATCAgtaatatactattttaaaatacctatAAAACGTTActtccatttttaaaagatgacttcTACAAGGTCCAAATCTATGTCCGCGATTTTTTCTAAGTTGTCGTTGTTGCACAGATAATCTTCGTAGTTTATGAGTATCACTTCGTTGTCATTAAAACTCATAAAATAATggttaaaactatttatgttattgtaaATGACGTACGAATCCAGGCTCCTTGGAAATCGGCCAAACACATACTGCTTCACGAAAGCCGTCGCCGAAGAAGCCGTCCGAAAGTATGGAGAGGGCATGCCTGTTGCGATTCTCAGACCTTCTATTGGTAAGTGTatcttgtcttttgttaaaatagcttttacacattaagaacgTTTTTCTTAAGTGTATCTTTTTGGCTAGATATATCAAAGACACGTCATTACTACTATGttgatgatttaaaaatacgaGATACAGTTTTTTAAGTCCAGGCCTCAAAATTCTGTTCCTGATTATTTCTTTTCTAATAAGCGAGtagtgatcagtcttctgcgACACCCCGTCGACTATTGGCCCTGTGATATGCTGGTGAGAGCTTTGTGCTTAGGCTCCTCGTCGAATTGTCATCTTCTTCGTGGTCTTCGGAAGGTCGTGCCTGTCCTAATCGATACGCTGACTGGCTGCTTCCTCACCATATCAGTTACATAATCAGTTGATTACCATTCCTCCCGTAGCCCATCAGCACGGAATATCTATCACCTTCACTCACTATAGccaatatgttattattatttcaccagtaactaaatgtttttttttgtaaatgtgttaaatttaCACTGATATATAATTGGTCTCAATTTGACGATTCATAAgtgatataaaaaagttttctttacgttaatttttataacttatatacATGATACAGTGATCTCGACGTATGAGGAGCCAGTACGAGGGTGGACGGACAGTGTGTACGGACCGACGGGACTAGTTGTCGGTATAGGAACTGgggtaagtttaaaaaatacttccaATATCAGCCCATGACTTATGAATTCCACATAAGAATCCTAAGATTTCTATTTCAAAGATTTACGCCAAAAGATAATAACTGTTCTAGTCAAAGTGTTATTGAAAGTGTATAGTTAATaagtaaacattataaaaaaactattcgcaatccattttaaatgtaatgtgtaaatatgttgtttaaaattgtaCTAATAAGTTAGTACAAAAatgagtttattttttctggtgctttcctcgctgataagtatcgcaatacaatgaggaaatgctgcgagcgttaaagatacacaatttattaattattattactatgtaggttaaaagCATTGTACAAACTGTATTGTTGTGTATTTGATTcgatttaaaatcttaaattatttaatttacaaaaaatgtgtaaGCATTTCGTTGCCAACGGTACACTTCCAATAACTATAGTCGCTGACtccaacatttttttaagcaaTTATGTTATAGTTCTAATTTCTGCTGTCGTCTAACAGCTACGTAGCTAAGAAAACTCAACATGAGTAATAAGTCTAATGGCGCTACTCTATatgggtcttggcctcagattgcattctttgatcattataattttatagataaatcgGCGATCGTTATCGGAATTTATAGAGTAGGTACTGGCCCTGTAGTGTTACCGGCCTGCTTTACTCTTTGGGTAGGGATTAACACTCAAGAATTTATATACCCAAATAAAGCAGAGTCGAAGTAGGATAATGTATAACGTTCTTGTATATTTCCCGTTTCATCTCtagaaaatttaacaatattgtaGATTTAGTTGATTTAGTCGCTTTATATgcgcaatataataattatatttttttgttatacatcagttatatatagtatataagttTTACATCTGTGCGACAGAGAAACTGTGTCTAGTTTATGTTTTCGCCTCATTATTGTAAatctattttagtttataatctGGGAATAATCTTGGACGATGTTCGACGTTCTAACATTGCTTAGTCCCTGTCGATCGGTGTTTTAGAGTCTTCAAGGCTTCGAGAAGTTTCCGACCTTCCCTCTCTCGCGTATGTTTCCGTCCTTGACCCACACCTTGAACATAGAATAATCTTTTGTAGTATCTTGTGCTAATCCTGACTAACGCGGTCTgaaaaatgtttgaacctcCTGAAAACGAGGGtaaaattatgcaaattacaattttctaatatgtgatagAGCTTCTCATGAAACGGCCATAAATGACTGTTGAAAACGTCTTTAACTTGTGGAAAAATCGAGAAACAATTCagatcataatattaataaacaaacgaaattaaatagtaatcgaaataacacttttaaataatagttgaacttttttctacctttttttattacggaCAGGAAACtcatctaatgttaagtgatacccataGACAGTTGCGGGCCAAGTGTGTTTCCAACATTTAACTTAACTTGTGACTCTGTTTAAATGCttgtattattaacaattgtcaatgttaaattttgtaaGGTGTTATTGTCgcattaattacaatttttattatcttttgatTCATTTTCGTCTTAACAATAGACtgcctattaaataaataaaatatgtaattacaGGTTCTACGTACCATGTACATGGATGAGGACAAAGTGGCGGACATGGTGCCAGTGGATTTGACGGTGAACGCGATCATAGCCACCACCTACCACACTGCTAATAACTTTAAAGAGAAGTAAGTAAGATCCTTCTCCTAATCCTCTATCCTCCTATCAGTTCATACttgctaaattaaaataataatttatttgcaagaatacgGTACTAAAATGTTATTGTGGTACAATCGAAAGATCGCATTTCGCCACATATATATGCAAATTGTATACAGAAGTTATGGCTTATGGTTTGTGGATTCAGtgtccgcacttagactctcaataggtccgttgtgcgtaaagtcctggctaactaagccagcctaactccttccagaagcacagaagcctTCTGGGATTCACACAGaagttatacatttatatatcaattagtcaattcttatattatttgtaaaatatcagattattatataagtgtaATATAATCAGTCTGTTAATAGTATGCAGTTCTGCAAGACGTATCACGTCACTATTTGATTATACACTACTTTTTCGAAATTTTAGTCATTTGTGTTTTTGCTcctttttatattgtgtttagcaatgtaatctgttttggcttagAATATTGtctataactatttttttttataatatttgtcactagtttttattcatttataaatcatACTCTCAGAGGGACACAAGCcagacatatatatttttttttgatgatGAGTTTTTTTAGAAGATTTCTTGTTATACAATACCGATTTTGCTTTACCCGGGGATCGATAAACACCGAATGTCAAatcaaatgtatgtaaaacCCATAAACAGTACAAAGTAAAACATACATTTCGACGTTTGGCTAGAATGCACTCACACTGTTTTAGCAAACTTGTGGTGGATGAATGGTCAACTGTTCCTTTAACCTAATGGGAGGATACTCGAGCAGTCTACCCGTCAGCCCGAAGGCTTAAGTTTCTATGGGTTAGGAGTTGTATGTATCCACTCAGATGTTCTTATTATCccgtaattaaatattaataaaatagaaataaacaattcATCGTTGacagatatacaaatattattcatatttttccaGTCAAACATCAGACATACCAATCTACAATTTCGTATCTGGTGCTCAGGCGCCCGTGACCTGGGGACAGTTTATTGACGCAAATAGACGACACGGAACAAGCAAACCCACTACTAAGGCTGTATGGTAAGTTCTTTACACAAAggaataatattgtattcaaatttattttttcatacaaaaacttaATTGACGACATAAAGGAATATTTTTCTTGCTCGTATAGTTAATGAAGGtttcgtgaggaaaccggcatgtcttagACGAACTTAAGCATAGAAGCCgcgttaaatttattacaaactaGCGGACCAGAccacgttgtcctgtcttaagtatgaatattgatttcgaattgatataattaactaaaaatgctctATGATATACCTATAAccttctttgtttgtttttctggcgcgtatataaatagttttgttggtattccaacacgggaacaggcgacatataactggccatgtgaaaaacatggattttcaagattaatgccacaaacaattagcgactgtaattattttatcaatataataactcccatggaagcatttattttaaacgatattaatttgtattacatGACGATTCTCTTTGACGATAATTGTAGCACGCATtgtgtcaatgttatgtcaaacgccataaggttacatgaaaaaagtttgaattgtaaaggaGCTATACACTGaaaaaaagtattcttaaattatcaaattttcCGAGAAGTTTTCTtgacaaacaacaaaaaaacgaATTatcgaaatcggtccagccgttcacgcgtgatgccgtgaccaagggaaatagggattcattttatatgtatacatatctTGGTcctttattttctattgacATCTTAATGCGTAAAAAGCTGATAGCTGAATGTTCGTAATTTGTCGTTTAGAATCAAATTAAActgaaactcaaaataacttcatgtcgcaagtcaagggcgtagagcgggcaataaaactctccgccactctttttaatcgcagTTTTAAGTCATGcaaattgtttgtaaggcAGAGCAAGCATAATTATTTGAACTGTAGCAAATTAATTCCAAGGATTaggaacattaaaataatcatcaaatttatataaagttttattgattaatttacgttcaacaagatttttgaatttttttagtgataattgtctaatttcgcttgggagtttgtttaaaaaaacgaaaacaGTTTCCATATAGGGAGTGGTTTTTCTTCTAGAGCTTCGGTCGTACGCTTTGAATATATTGGATTAATATATCGCTAGGTATACTCTCTGAAACGAAACGAAGATATATCAGTCACAGAAGGTCCATCAATTTATTGTCTATTGACCTATGTTGAATAAAACCTAGTTcttagattttatattaacgttttaaaaatatttttcaggtATTATGGACTTAATCCGACGAAAAGTTACTACATGTTTTTGTTCTACAATTTCTTTTTACACTACTTACCTGCTTTACTTATCGACTCATTCTGCGCACTCACAGGCCGGAAACAGAAGTAAGTAGCTTAGTTAgagttaattgtttttagaaTAAGATGTTGTCAGatcaaataatttttcgaacacaattttgtttttccaGCATGCTTAAGTTCTACTCGAAGGTGATAAAACTGGCGAATATCCTCTTCTACTTTTCGACACAAGACTGGCGATTCAATGATGACAATGTGAGGGAAATGTGGCGCTCTCTGCCATCTTCCGATAAAACTCTGTTTCCGTTTAATATGGCTGATATGTCCTGGGAGTACATGGCAGAGACATTTTTGCTAGGTTAGTTATAGagacagaaaataaatataggtaGGATGCAATTTGCTGCTTTCAACTGTAAGCATCTTTAACATTAAGGTagataataacttttattccTATTATTTTACTGGTAATATACCTcagataaatgttttttttgttataacttATCCACTCAAATGTAAAGCAACGCCTGGaagttaaataatgtatttttctttttaggaCTTCGAGTGTATCTAGTGAAGGACGACCTTTCAACTCTACCGGAGGCGAGAAAAAAATGGAACaggtaatattaattaacaaatttcgTCTGTGAGTATTATGTTCCCATtgtaatcttaatttattatgaacgAGTTTTTTTGAAGAGTTGAGTTTTTGATTAAGAGTTGAGTTTTTGATTAAGAGTTGAGTTTTTGATTAAGAGTTGAGTTTTTGATTAAGAGTTGAGTTTTTGATTAAGAGTTGAGTTTTTGTTGAAGagatagtatttaaaatacaaaaatttaagagATGAATGAACATCAGAACATCGATTTTTGGacaacgttttttttaaattatggcaatagttttgagtttatgccagtttcaagtaaaagacAATTGATGTTAAAACttgtttaaatcaaaaatataacagaCTACAGCTTATAAAAACCTTCTCTATGGATCAGAGATTTTCTGTTAGTCCGTTGCGCAGTTTCAAAGATTAAAGTAaaagacattattttaatttcagattGTACTACATGCATCAATGTTTGAAGGTGATTACTGTTTGCGTCGTATTGTACATCGTGtatagtttgtttaatttaattagttggCTGGTATTGGGGTGAATGTATAAACACCGACTTCAAAATATGCCTTTTCCAAAttgttaagatttattttgatatgtgATTTATAGTTCATGAAATATGTATAGAAAATAtcctattaataaattattttcgtaaGAAACATTCTAggagtatatattttatagcgGGACCAAGGACAGTCCTGATTTTTTTCAACCAGAAACGAATTCTTAACATTTCTATAGTTGTATTACGGAACAGTGTTtaaatttccatataaaatgtattattacagACTTACTAGGGCttgtgaataataaaaatccgtCCATTTCATTGAAAGTTTGTTAAAGAGTAACGTCGTAGGTTATATGTACTGTATATATGCTTATAAGTTATTGAGAATTTTCTATAACCTTTGGTGTAGGTGTCTTTAGGTATATCTACTAGCTTTACGATTTcaggaaaattttaattgcttgACCCAGAAAGTCtattaggaaataaataaggcAGTAAGATGCTTTGTAAATCGGAATccttgtaaataatgtataattgatgcaaattaaaatgtaagtaTATTGTTTAAAGGCGGGCTATGCATTTGGCtctattatagaaaaaatctaatctcagaaacgtatatattttttaatgttttataaaattttgagattattttgtagaaaaaatgtgatatgttgaaaatattagttttcatttttttattcagtaaaagtctgaaaaaaaaaacaaactaattcATTCTTTGCATAACTCTAAAAGGTCTTAACTTGGTAACTCTTCAGACCAATggtgaaattataattatttaatattgagaTTTTAGAGTTTACCCTCATCACATTTTTGACAAGGATTTAGATTACattcaaacattaaaatttatttatttttatatttgtacgCCTTTATCTCTATCTTACATATTTAGcatataagaaattaaaattctacAAAACTGCGGGTAGttgaacaaaaataaagttgCTATAGagcatttattttgataaatttacaacaattattaagatttatttaggcCTATTGTTTATTGGTACAcagataataaagtttatttgcgGATTTAAAACGAGTCGTCACAGATCTGTTTCTGTATAAAGTCTACGAGCGTAAAAATAGCATCGACACTTAACTTGACGTAATCAGGAGAGAACtagaaaaatcttaaaatactCCTGATGACACTAGCCGAATTATTGGCTGGAAATTTTACacataaattagaaaataaacatcgagacatttaaaatacttttgtttgAGCAATTCTCTCTATgagaaaaatacattaaacataCATAGGAAACtcataaacttatattataacttgACACTAACAATGGACTGAGAAAACCGGTCATTATGCGAGAAAGGGAGAGCGATATATCTGTGCTTTATCTGTCTTTATACTAGTATCTGtaccatatttaaaattcgtcATGTATTTCAAAGGTGCATAGAATGTCTCAGTCTATTATCTTTGTCTGTTTCCTTGTATTTCAAACTTAACCACAGATAAGACGCAAAATACGTTTCTTAACTGGTAACCAAAAACTTACATTAAAGATTTATGAtgcaatttatattgttattataatgaacatttaaaaaataacaatacacaCAATAAAACAGTTCTCACAAAACTATCACAAACTTAGATCTTAGAAGCTAATAAATAGTTTGATTACTTTCATAATAAAGCAGTATTGTCCGCTCATTTTTGTTCCTTTgagtaatttagaaaatatagaatttacaGCATTTTACACCAATAAATTAA contains:
- the LOC123717578 gene encoding fatty acyl-CoA reductase wat-like isoform X1, encoding MNFSAESPLENTDITREKISAWADSHGAKQVDVYGKPSNSHLQELERIRNLSKELQNNLNDLENSVYIPEEEKQAMNPTAPILDYSEHHEFVSANQLDDYYAKEDQADAREEEQRRLTKGKAAKTAIQRFYKDQCVFLTGGTGFLGKVLIEKLLRSCGDLDTIYVLVRPKKGKDPHSRLHDMLDEFLFHRAHEENPKGIHKVVPVVGDMEEPGLGMSNEDRKMITSRVTIIINSAATVKFDEKLSIATGINVKGTKSVLQLAKECKHLKALTHVSTAFSQTHVKHIEEKFYEPPMSVEALEAVAQLDDSVVDSILPTLLGNRPNTYCFTKAVAEEAVRKYGEGMPVAILRPSIVISTYEEPVRGWTDSVYGPTGLVVGIGTGVLRTMYMDEDKVADMVPVDLTVNAIIATTYHTANNFKENQTSDIPIYNFVSGAQAPVTWGQFIDANRRHGTSKPTTKAVWYYGLNPTKSYYMFLFYNFFLHYLPALLIDSFCALTGRKQNMLKFYSKVIKLANILFYFSTQDWRFNDDNVREMWRSLPSSDKTLFPFNMADMSWEYMAETFLLGLRVYLVKDDLSTLPEARKKWNRLYYMHQCLKVITVCVVLYIVYSLFNLISWLVLG
- the LOC123717578 gene encoding fatty acyl-CoA reductase wat-like isoform X2, encoding MDLENSVYIPEEEKQAMNPTAPILDYSEHHEFVSANQLDDYYAKEDQADAREEEQRRLTKGKAAKTAIQRFYKDQCVFLTGGTGFLGKVLIEKLLRSCGDLDTIYVLVRPKKGKDPHSRLHDMLDEFLFHRAHEENPKGIHKVVPVVGDMEEPGLGMSNEDRKMITSRVTIIINSAATVKFDEKLSIATGINVKGTKSVLQLAKECKHLKALTHVSTAFSQTHVKHIEEKFYEPPMSVEALEAVAQLDDSVVDSILPTLLGNRPNTYCFTKAVAEEAVRKYGEGMPVAILRPSIVISTYEEPVRGWTDSVYGPTGLVVGIGTGVLRTMYMDEDKVADMVPVDLTVNAIIATTYHTANNFKENQTSDIPIYNFVSGAQAPVTWGQFIDANRRHGTSKPTTKAVWYYGLNPTKSYYMFLFYNFFLHYLPALLIDSFCALTGRKQNMLKFYSKVIKLANILFYFSTQDWRFNDDNVREMWRSLPSSDKTLFPFNMADMSWEYMAETFLLGLRVYLVKDDLSTLPEARKKWNRLYYMHQCLKVITVCVVLYIVYSLFNLISWLVLG